In Silene latifolia isolate original U9 population chromosome X, ASM4854445v1, whole genome shotgun sequence, the following proteins share a genomic window:
- the LOC141621067 gene encoding protein FAR1-RELATED SEQUENCE 5-like: protein MARLILGLDEGFLRLGLVLDEGFLRLGLVINDGDGIDYSDHFTTTRFFASSTEAFNWAYEIGLRLGFGIKKSSNKKVGRNTNLRQRYFVCRMGGKGPVNKDADSLMRFDDEELAYIDAQVRAHVRPAIISAGLHQRNPEKSRPNRRQIYNRSQKVRVEERDGRNPAQQMLALAVQHKYVHYWVTDQETDELTHVFMAHPEAVKMFRSYYYVVQIDSTYKTNEYRLPLVEMVGVTPVGKSFVIAYALVTHESEEKYLWVLRKLKALLNDVVQPIAIVTDCEGGLLNAIPIVFPDSSHLLCLWHIYSNVETKALDITKQDNWAKHVTFNLFTAVVEAETEDKFNVAWGKLAREWAGVAAYIERQWFPHLEKWAKYRTNNITHFGNTSTSRVESAHANLKRWLNSAKPAIDSIGVGFIL from the exons ATGGCTCGTCTCATCTTGGGCTTGGACGAAGGTTTCCTTCGTCTGGGCTTGGTGTTGGACGAAGGATTCCTTCGTCTGGGCTTG GTGATTAACGATGGAGACGGTATTGATTACTCAGATCATTTTACGACAACCAGATTTTTTGCATCTAGTACTGAAGCGTTTAATTGGGCATATGAGATCGGGCTCCGactcgggtttggtataaaaaaatcaagcaacaagaAAGTTGGTCGTAACACGAATTTGAGACAACGTTATTTTGTTTGTCGGATGGGTGGAAAAGGTCCCGTAAATAAGGATGCCGATTCTTTAATGAGG tttgatgacgaggagttggCTTATATCGATGCCCAAGTGAGAGCTCACGTTAGACCGGCAATTATTAGTGCGGGTTTACATCAGCGGAATCCGGAAAAGTCAAGACCTAATCGGCGACAAATCTACAACCGTTCTCAGAAAGTAAGGGTCGAGGAAAGAGATGGGAGAAACCCGGCACAACAGATGTTAGCACTTGCGGTTCAGCATAAGTACGTTCATTATTGGGTCACTGATCAGGAGACCGATGAGCTAACCCACGTGTTCATGGCTCATCCAGAAGCGGTTAAGATGTTTCGATCATACTATTATGTGGTACAGATCGATTCCACGTACAAGACAAATGAataccgtcttccgcttgttgaGATGGTTGGAGTCACACCCGTCGGGAAGAGCTTTGTCATCGCGTATGCTCTTGTGACGCATGAGTCGGAGGAGAAATATCTGTGGGTCCTACGGAAACTGAAGGCCCTGCTCAATGATGTCGTTCAACCTATTGCTATTGTTACTGATTGCGAGGGTGGTTTGTTGAACGCGATTCCCATTGTTTTTCCAGATTCGTCTCACTTGCTATGTCTTTGGCATATATATTCTAACGTGGAGACGAAAGCACTTGATATCACGAAACAGGATAATTGGGCTAAGCACGTAACTTTTAACTTGTTTACTGCGGTTGTCGAGGCGGAGACCGAAGATAAGTTTAATGTTGCGTGGGGCAAATTGGCAAGGGAATGGGCGGGAGTGGCGGCTTATATtgagaggcaatggttcccgcactTGGAAAAATGGGCCAAGTATAGAACGAACAACATAACTCATTTTGGCAATACTTCTACATCCCGGGTTGAGTCGGCTCATGCGAATTTGAAGAGATGGCTGAATAGCGCGAAACCGGCGATTGATAGCATCGGAGTCGGTTTCATTCTTTGA